The Pan paniscus chromosome 1, NHGRI_mPanPan1-v2.0_pri, whole genome shotgun sequence genome has a segment encoding these proteins:
- the LOC129397268 gene encoding GRB2-related adapter protein-like — protein MPGWDGHHLRSPRVLSPSYGDQVQHFKVLREASGKYFLWEEKFNSLNELVDFYRTTTIAKKRQIFLRDKEPLLKSPGACFAQAQFDFSAQDPSQLSFRRGDITEVLEHPDPPLVAGPVLRARWLLPTGLCAARAPVSSPAADLANGPFYRN, from the coding sequence ATGCCAGGCTGGGACGGCCACCATCTGAGGTCGCCCCGGGTCCTTTCCCCTAGCTATGGAGACCAGGTGCAGCACTTCAAGGTGCTGCGCGAGGCCTCGGGGAAGTACTTCCTGTGGGAGGAGAAGTTCAACTCCCTCAACGAGCTGGTCGACTTCTACCGCACCACCACCATCGCCAAGAAGCGGCAGATCTTCCTGCGCGACAAGGAGCCCTTGCTCAAGTCACCTGGGGCCTGCTTTGCCCAGGCCCAGTTTGACTTCTCAGCCCAGGACCCCTCGCAGCTCAGCTTCCGCCGTGGTGACATCACTGAGGTCCTGGAGCATCCAGACCCCCCACTGGTGGCGGGGCCAGTCCTGCGGGCACGTTGGCTTCTTCCCACGGGGTTATGTGCAGCCCGTGCACCTGTGAGCAGCCCGGCGGCCGATCTGGCCAATGGGCCATTTTACAGGAACTGA